From one Acinonyx jubatus isolate Ajub_Pintada_27869175 chromosome B1, VMU_Ajub_asm_v1.0, whole genome shotgun sequence genomic stretch:
- the LOC106982449 gene encoding LOW QUALITY PROTEIN: toll-like receptor 2 (The sequence of the model RefSeq protein was modified relative to this genomic sequence to represent the inferred CDS: substituted 1 base at 1 genomic stop codon) → MLAIKSFILPQLKQLDLFRXVLKILPDTSFFFESKQENNTFSKEQLDSFQRLTTLEAGGNNFICSCEFLSFTREQQALAQILTDWPHNYLCDSPFYVRGQRVQDTHLPASECHRAALVSVVCCVLFLLILLTGVLCHRFHGLWYLKMMWAWLQAKRKPRKAPQRDLCYDAFVSYSERDSHWVENLMVQELEHFDPPFKLCLHKRDFIPGKWIIDNIIDSIEKSHKTIFVLSENFVKSEWCKYELDFSHFRLFDENNDAVILILLEPIEKKGHFQQEVFGLKNNGSFKNGNIYRMKYSQFSKLGSVLI, encoded by the coding sequence ATGTTagcaataaaatcttttattttgccACAACTTAAACAACTTGACCTTTTCAGGTAGGTGTTGAAGATACTACCAgatacttcctttttctttgaaagtAAGCAGGAAAATAACACTTTCTCTAAGGAGCAACTTGATTCTTTTCAAAGACTGACGACTTTGGAAGCTGGCGGCAACAATTTCATTTGCTCCTGTGAATTCCTGTCTTTCACGCGGGAGCAGCAAGCACTGGCCCAGATCCTGACCGACTGGCCACACAATTACCTGTGTGACTCTCCATTCTATGTGCGGGGCCAGCGGGTTCAGGACACCCATCTCCCAGCTTCTGAATGCCACAGGGCAGCTCTGGTGTCTGTCGTGTGCTGTGTCCTTTTCTTGTTGATCCTGCTCACGGGGGTTCTGTGCCACCGTTTCCACGGGCTGTGGTACCTGAAAATGATGTGGGCTTGGCTCCAGGCCAAAAGGAAGCCCAGGAAAGCTCCCCAGCGGGACCTCTGTTATGACGCCTTTGTGTCTTACAGCGAGCGGGATTCCCACTGGGTGGAGAACCTTATGGTCCAGGAGCTGGAGCACTTCGACCCTCCCTTCAAGTTGTGTCTTCACAAGCGGGACTTCATTCCCGGCAAATGGATTATCGACAACATCATCGACTCCATCGAGAAGAGCCACAAAACCATCTTTGTGCTTTCTGAAAACTTTGTGAAGAGTGAGTGGTGCAAGTACGAGCTGGACTTCTCCCACTTCCGTCTGTTTGATGAGAACAACGATGCTGTCATTCTCATTCTTCTGGAGCCCATTGAGAAAAAAGGCCATTTCCAGCAGGAAGTGTTTGGGTTGAAGAATAATggtagttttaaaaatggaaatatatacagaatgaaatattctcagttttcaaaaCTTGGTTCTGTGTTGATTTAG